The following are from one region of the Tachysurus fulvidraco isolate hzauxx_2018 chromosome 15, HZAU_PFXX_2.0, whole genome shotgun sequence genome:
- the prr15la gene encoding proline-rich protein 15-like protein A, with product MATAEPAPAWWKLTFLRKKKSEAKELYEVPAEYSNNAETAPGTSSTTGMPDDSQFNARLERIVDKTATKGRHVKVSHSGRFKEKKRIRSTLAENPELFPNQDTCNGNQSTGN from the coding sequence ATGGCTACGGCTGAGCCAGCCCCTGCCTGGTGGAAGTTGACATTCCTCCGCAAGAAGAAATCCGAGGCCAAGGAGTTGTATGAGGTACCTGCGGAGTACAGTAACAATGCTGAGACGGCACCTGGGACGAGCAGTACGACCGGGATGCCCGATGACAGCCAGTTCAATGCTCGCCTTGAACGCATTGTGGACAAAACAGCCACAAAAGGACGCCACGTTAAAGTCTCCCACTCAGGCCGCTTCAAGGAGAAAAAACGCATCAGGTCAACACTTGCTGAAAACCCGGAATTGTTCCCCAACCAAGACACTTGCAATGGGAATCAGAGCACTGGGAATTGA